Genomic DNA from Schistosoma haematobium chromosome 1, whole genome shotgun sequence:
TTTTATGtcttttattaaaatttcaCAACTTAAAACAATAACCCAGTACATTTAATCTGAAAGActaatgatttgtgtggcgcatatatatttggtgcctccttgtacaaatatgtgtttaaataaatagtatcGAAGACCGTCGTAACGCCTGTATCAACAATTATAGTTTCTTAATCTTAATATTTTATTGGGAACCATACTGATAAATTGTAAGTTATCAAACAGCAACAACCATCAATTATTGAGAAACTAAGAATAATGTACAACTGTTTCGTCATGTTCTGTTTTTCGTTTAAACAGTAAACAACAGTGGTGAAGTCCAAGTTAAAGGATTCCCTTATTCTAAAATAACACAACAGTCAATTGAACCTAATAAACGAAAAACCCATATATCGTATGTGGCCAACACGTAAAGAAACTGcgttattttttgttgttacgTATGGACatcattaaacaaacaaacggtCCCATTATATCTAAAAGGTCACGACATTCAGTCAGGATGACTTTGGTGATTAATCTCTATTCAACAACTATTTAATGAGGTGCACTTTCTTCATATCTACAAGATCTATTAAATAAATAGGCGAATATATAGCTGGAAATTCAAAAATGATTCGCCGCGAGTTGCTGGTGCATAACTCCACTACCATAGATAAAGATTTCTAGCCCTTACACATAGCATTCTATGATTCCTCTTTGTCTGTACAATCCAAAACGGTTGGGTAGAGATTGCACTGATGCGATACGGAAGTGCAAAAATGCAGAACAATTGTTGGAGAGGATGATTTTTGAGGATTCCTAGGAATGTTTTAATTGACCGAAATGGAGACAGGATAAGTATAATAACAACAGACGCGAAATATTTGTGAGATAATTTTAATGTACCTcgaatttctttatttaaaaagtTTACATGACCGTAATTTGCGCATTTATTAGGTAAACCAGGTATATTTGGCTTCGTGTTACATTTTTCCCGTAAGTGGTGGCATTGACACTACTCGGGTGCTCAAAACTAAGCAGATCAGCCAGGGTTCGAACTGCAACCAAGTGAATGAAAATCAACTGTTGTAGTCgccatatatatttgtttacagCAAGGAAAAGAAAAATGTTGATCAATATGATGCAACTAGCCTGGAAATGTGGCACGGTAACTTAGAGGCTCCATACAATCAGTGTGGTTCAAAACCAGGAAAATTAATCTGAACCTGGTAAATGGAATATCAAGCCAACTGGACCAGAAAATGTAAAACCGGAGAAAAAAAACGGAAAACACACAACTTACATATCGTTCACCACTTCTTTCTCTTCTTCATCACCATCATATTGTGGATAAGATAACTGTACAAGTGTATTATTTTCTTGATTAGAATTATTTACATTATGAATGGCAGCAGACTCAGAAGAAAGATGATAATATGATGTTGGAAAAACAGTGGAATCGTTAGAATTCGATTCGCTCTGCTGCTTGCCAAATTCGATATTAACAggtatattactattattatcgttattattattgttatacatAGGATAACTGAGGTACTCTGTATTGTCAGTCATTGGTACAGTTTGATTTGCATTCCTATTAGGTATTTCAAATGCAGATGACAATGAGGTAGGAGACGAAACAACAAACTGATGTTTATCAGTGAGATTCGAATGAACTGTCAAGTCATGTAAAACACATTGACCATTTTCACTATAAGAAACGGAATGattatcattagtattattattaggaaGAGATTGAAGCGGTGGGGGATGGTAATAATGAGTAGAATTATTAAAATAGTCAGCAAGTGATATAACTGCATTATCATTATTCTGTGGTACTGTCACACTCGATGGGGATTGTGGTTGATATATTGAAGCATTCGCataattttcattgatatttaCATTTGATAAATTAAATCCGTGTTGATATTTTTGCTTCTGCTCAAGTTGAATGGACTGACAATTATCAACGGGTAATCTGTAGAAACCGAATTCATACATATAGTGAAAGAGTCAATCAGTAGTTATTCgaattaaacaaaatatgatCAATTCGCAATCAGTATATGGGGTAGTATGAATAGGTTGTGCGATTTATGCATGTCACACATACTAGTACATATAGGGAGAGATTCATACAATATTAACCACAGTTTCTTTACCTTTGTATGAAAATAGTTCCTCCATTTACTCATTCAGTTTTACATAAGGTTTTACTGGTTTAGATGGGATAATTTTTGAAAATTCAATCAGTTTGTTTTACATACATACACCGCAGATTGATGCTAGACACCGAGTTAAAAGGATGAATTATGTATTCTAtatggtatagtttattgtacaGGATATAAATGTTTAATTAGTACCGGCGCACATGCTAGTATGACCAATTTTGGAAAGTTATGCACCTAAACAAATGAGTACCGAAAAATGCTTACATGCAGTGATTATCTTCTTGTTGCGATAAAATGTTGGTCTGGAAAAGAAAAATCAAACGAGTCAAGGTAGTATTTAGGATAAATAATAACTCAAAAAAGATATTTAAGACATAAACTATAATTAATGACCTTAGATGTACAACTTAGCGAACTTAATAACTTTATGCAGAAGCTAAAAGTTACTAAACATTTCacatagaaattatttttaGGCTTCATCTAGTTTTATCCAATATATCAACGCTATATGACAACAAACTAACTGAAAACGAGACACAGGGCCAAGTATAAAATACCATCAGTTAGTTGAAAACCATACCCAAAGTTGATTTTGTTAACCAAGTTGCTTAAGCTACCTGCGACAAAGTTTCAAACTTGAAACCAAAGGTTTAGAGCCTTGTCTGATTTCTACGAAGTTTACCTATTGTAAAAACAATTTTATCCATTCGTCTACGAATGATAACAGGTGTAGCTACACATTTGTAAATGGGAATTAGATATGAAAAGGTcaactgtacaagtgaattgaTGGGTGTACATTTACATAGGATGATGAAATACATTGAAGCCGAAGATAACTATTTCTCAGTGAGCCTTAGAAGATATGCATCTCAACTCTAAAGCTTTCCAGTAACTGATCTTTAGAAACAAATCACGGTCTGAATTAAAACCTTTcccattacttactcgatagcCCCCAGTCCCCGGAACGCTGGAACCATGGGTTTGGTTGACATATGATTCATTTGACTGTTTGTTAGCCTTGGAAGCTTGGAATTCTCTTAGCTATTAAAAAAGATGTATAGGAAAAAATGTGATGTAGGGCAAAAAATCAATTCATAATATTAGCGTATGTGTAGTTCATCTACCACGTAAAAGTGAGAAGATAATGTCAATTTGAAATTGTAGTTGTTCGAGGTTCAGAATTAAAAACTGTCTCGGAAAGCAGATGTATCATGCATGTGTGAGTAGGAGAAGCTTGATAATAGTTCTCAAGAAATCTAAACACGATGATCTATCAATCCCACGAAACCCCCATTGGCATATTTACGTTATATAAATCTTATATCTGATATGAAATAAACCAAAAATACCTGTTACATCCAATTAGGAGAATTTATGCTTTCTGCCTACGTTAAGTTTGAAACTTAATACAATGTCATATATTGAAGTGAGAAACATCTGAGTGTCTAAACCACTTTTATTTTACGACAGTAAACGCAACACAATATGGCTTTATTAGTACTATAAATAGAAAGCACTATTCAGAGAAACTTGAGTTCCCGCTATGTACGACATGAGACCACTGAAAACAACGAATTACAAAGCTAGTTTGACTCCATTTAAATGATAGTAAGGCCTAGTGACACAACTGCAATTTATTCCGACGTTTTGAACAGATGTGTCGAAAGATGAGAGTTAAAGACCTAATTTTTGGTATCAGGTATTTAAAACTATCACATGGAAGGTTTAGTGCACTGCATGACAGTGGATCATATTGTGGAACGTCCTTCGTAATTGGGAAATGTGTAAAGTTGTTAGTGTTTGACCATAGATCGACGTATCTCATGTAAAGCAAAATGACTCAGCATATAACGATCTTAAAAGCAAATTCTTACATTGAGCTGATAAACCTACAAACAGGGCCGCAAATACCTAACAATTGGAAAATGACAGATAGAACAAACCGTTTTCTTCAAAATCGGTAACTTTATGCATTATCTAATTTCAGCCACCACCTAATTACAATGTAATTTTGACTGATACAGATGATCACGAAAAAAACACAGGATAAGTATTTTAACGGATTTATGATGACACTATACACTTTTTGATAAAAACAATACGCAGATATTCCTTCGTTGACTTGGTAACAAACACATTAGCGATCTGTACCCGCATAATAAACACAAATCCCCAGTATTGAAAGTGCCTGGACACCTACATATCACAGGAAAACTGCTACTTAAATTTGGATAGATGATCTCACGATTTTTTCTTAGACCGAACACGCCTTGCAATTAAATTTTTGCGTAGAGAAATCGAAATGTCAAAACCAaccaacaaaataaaaatattctgcAATAGTATAGTTGTATGTCAGTAAGCACACCTTTTTCTTAGCAGCCGCTATTTTCTCTGCTCTACTTAGTTCCGACATCTTACTCCCGCCAGAGTGACGTGTTAAGTGAGATTGTCTATCTTCATTGACCTTGGTTGCTAGGCTACTTTCAAGATGTTTCTATAGCATATAAACTCCATGAAAAAGCCACACTCAATCTGAGATTGTAAAACAGATAACCAGCTTataaattttacaaaattaCACAAAAAATAACGATAAGACATCTTCATTATAACGATTAACAGATAGAGATGagaacatttttatttattatttgtatatagATGACATAAAATGACTATTGAAAGAGATTGTATTTGTACACATTCAAGATTGCATTTTCGTTTCAGTTCAAGTATACCAAAGTTCACAAACTTGAACTGTGTTTTTGTAAGCATTGTTTGGTTGAATTCATCATGTACTTATTCAACTGCTACATCCTAGTAGTCGACCTGAACAAATGGTGATCAGTGAATGGAGAATTTGTGCATTCCTAAATATACTTCGCTTGATTGCAAAGGGATTAACTGTTACGACCAATGAATCCGAGTACATGAATTACTTGCGAGTCATCCGTCTTTCCAGAAGTTTATGAATATTTACGCTTCAAACTGTCCTCTTGAAGACGCCACAAGCATTTCCACTTTGGCAACACTTCGACCAGTAACACCTTCCATAAATGAATCGTGCCCACCCAGTGAgatcaaaagtcagaagcgaggagattcgaaaatatatttgataggctatcaatatatcgagaaacgactgatctaaactggctaAAGATTGCAGAAGTTCCTCCTCGcaatctggtgcggatgcattgCCGAGTGCTTTCAGCTAATTGAACTCATTAAATCTAATATGGTTAGCATACTTACAGAGCTATCGCATTTGAAGATTTATTTACCAATACACTAATTGCACAGCGATTTccgggattcttagttcatactataattcaaatactcctaattattaCATTGGCGTCGCaatggagcctgtgatggaattgttggatatacattcaggTTTTGATGcctttgaggattactttgacaGTTCCGAAATTTGGGCTATggccaaggaagatgatgaggatgttaatattgtagtacatttcctcacattcatcggaaaagaagcatatagcttattaaaaactctggctttactggaaaagcccatttcgctttcttatacaattctcaaggaactactactagactatgttaagtatacaaatttcgattTCAGTAAAGggagatttcgtaaaatgattcacaaggatataaaaaattactACATTACGTCACCCCAACGCAGCGCATACtgaaggttatgcagataattcattgggGAGTTGAgatgcagttcacgaagatgggcacaagttttgTCAATGCTTGTCCTGTGGgaggttccactcttttaattcatgtaaatctcGTAATTAAGTGCTTTAagtgtggtgatattggacacattcagtccgtttgtaatactactgttcatcttgctgtaaCGAATATTAAGTCTCGTAATTCTGATTCCATTAAGTCCAGTgttcctaatgatcatttatccttATCAACGATTTTAAAAGACAGCGTGGAGTCATAGAGCAGTTCAGAATTAAGTGGAACTCATAATCtttgcgagacaacagtttctaatcaatcaacttatcagatttctcatgttattgtaccaaatatggtttttcctaatgattcacttatttctgacgaaattctttgcaaatctgaggaaaatatgttgaatgaacgtagccatgatcgaaaacctgatgtagttttgatagatggtgatttttctaatgatcatttgaTCTGCAATGACATACGTATtaaattcgaggaaactatttcagaagagtcaaatcttgatgtcatatcaaatattatttgtcctcataatgcatttgttttttGTGAGAGACTTGTTCAGTGTGAAGCACGAGTATTAAATGAGcttgattttgattacaattcagatgatTCCATATTAACTGTTGTTTATCCTCATCACGAAGTCACTTCTCATGTTTGCTAGTCAGTGTaagaaatatgctttaaatgaaGCCGCATTTTTCATAAATCGGGggtataaagatccaacattatttagtgggggaggatagtctaaaagtctatggttcaaattctaggtagcagctgtttcagtacacaaccgacatgtTGATTACCCAATTCCCGGaaacagacacaggatgaacgtAAGAAGACGTAGAATCAATTACAAACACTTAAACtctaatttaagctgtggcggatgtggtgtttgaatgaactgatgatcTCTTTGTACTTGCTGagtgcttgatttcgaattctaaatacagtatatTCATTTGTGATTATCGAGTttttcttgatccgattacgttatttctgggattcttagttcatactataattcaaatactcctaactATTACACACCATAAGAACATACTACGAAAATATTGTCGAAACATTGATGATAACTCTTTTCGTTTTGTTCGAATCAAGTAAATGTACGAATGGAGATAGCACGTTAGTCGCTTGGATGTGAGTAATTTGCATCCACTTTCAATGAACTTAGCagacactaatttatattttttttaaaaacatataaCCTGAATTTTACCTTACTGTACTGCAAGCTACCAGGTGATGATGTGTAAAACAATGGATGAAGTAAATCAATTAGAACATTACTTTTCACTTTCATCACTAGTGTATTACAGAGACAGAAGAATCTAATAAGATTCATAACCTTTTTAGGACTGAATTCTTCGTTGTTTTTGAGACATGTAGATCACTAACATAGATGATTTATGTTGAATGATTGGGGGCCcactcgagttagacgggaatggtgcaACGGACCACTTTGCTTTGAAGTCACTCCTCACATTCAGCACATAACCTGAATTACACCCTCGACTTATCAGGGTACTATTGCTGCTACGAAACCCGTATAACACAAAAGACGTTGTTACGGAAACGTGTTAGCGAAAGTAGGTACAAGGAAGAATTTGAGACCACCACCGTTTGAGTCAGTTCGTGGAGTGCAATTAATTGATGCGTGCTAGTTGTCCTTGACCCTAACAGGGATCGGCCAACCGTTCGACAAACAGGGACTGAACTGCCAGATGATTttgctagggctcagtgacatctGATTGGTTCCACGGACACATTGTGCGTAACAATATTGTTATTCAATTTCTTTAATTTATATTCATCAGTTGTAAGGCATACATCGCTCGCAACGTCATTATATATTACCAATTTCACTACCCAAGTTCTCACTTTGACTTCTGTCAGTTTTGTCGGTTGCGAAACAGGTCATATGTTATTGATGTTGCTGTACATATTTTAGGTCACTTTTTACTTTATCCGAACCGTGACGTTTATCAACTCAAAGTGCTCTGGAGTTCTCATTATCACGTTGACATCAATTTTAAAAGCGAATATCAATCAACTAAGATAATTCAGTTTTATAGCATATTTCTAGCGAGGATTTTCCGGTAAACTGTTTGTCATTTGTTTGTAGTGAGTACAAGTATTTCCTTCTCATATGTGTTTGATAGTTGCTGTGTGCAAAAACTTTTGCTGAATCCCTCTGTGTGGTCTTTTAAGTTTCCTAGATGAAGAATGTTAGCTCCAATAACGCATATTTGGCAAGTTACCAGAATAAACAGTGGTCAGCAGAGTTAACCATGTCGAACGATAAACAGTCACTTGAAATCGAGattaaaaaaatgtatataCGATACTCCGAATTGATCGAAGTTACATGTTTAAACTATTCTACGATATCAGAAGTTCGCATATTGACTGTGGCAGTTACATTTAAAAGTACTTTTTGATATTGTTGAATTTTCTGCTACTAAACGAATAGGCTCATTATAATGCAGCCGGTTTCCCACGATGTGACAGACCAACCTATACGATTTGACATCTTAATCGATATATTTTAACAGTCGAAACACAGCTTTGTACAAACCTGTTTAAAGTAAATAACCTTAGTTTATTCGATAGAAAATGAAGACGTGATACAGAATTATCAAGTCTACATGACCGGACCACACTGATGATGTCacaagtattcagtgtttgacaacgcttctaccagtaacaccttctaatatatttcgttcccaccaagagaaatcaaaagacagagtcgaggagatcggaagagtatatttggcgatgaccaatacaccggaattctctgatctaatctggctagcgattgcggttgatgttgagcacggcgttaccacacgtgatctggtgcggatgcctgaccgagcgccttcagctagatgagtccactaaaacatatggtcagcatccaatgtcgaaaacttagtgctatttattttggggatttatttaccgctacagatcactcccccctagtggggcagtgacgaccctaagacgtggccagccagaagtttaaacccaacgagtttgtcgttggtaaacactcttctgatagcttactaaatttagcagcgtctggtcgtctttccttactatatgggacggaggtacaacatagcaaaaaaagaaaatgtacaatgaaaatttcggatcctcataaacgtcatcgttcttttccagccgtcctggaaaagaaaaaagaaaatgtaagtgcatgtcgaaatacactcgtatgtgcgtaaaaacacaatgtcggcggaaaaaaatggaaaataaactcatgaacacgtataGCATTaaagaaattgttttttttgtttttttttaaaatagaaataaaaatatataagcatattaaaattgtttttttttaaaaaataatataaaatgtcgagaagtgccttacgtgcaatagtcgtttaaatgttctggaaatctcacccttcttccagaacgcgtcgttttaagtttattttcggatactgtcgaagtatcatcgtgtgtgttggttgtcggatgaggtattgtaagtgtcggagtcgtgtcgttcgattgtaccgaaggaaaatcgacgtggataggatttccttctaaatacgctgcttttaagcgatcgatgctgatgctatcgtttgttccgttcttatcgactatatagtacttagattcacgttgaagaactttgaagggtccttcgtatgctgattcgaatggtcgtcgatgcgagtctcgacgaacgaaaacgtgtgtactatatcgtaagtcaggttgaacgaaaacatcagttgattgaggtcgagtggaagcaggtttaactgaacgcattgcgtttgttagcctgttcgtgtaggaggttagatccatgttcattgaagaggatgaaggatccacgaattctcctggaggtcgaagtgtcgttccataaacgagttgagccgcagtgtatccaatgtcagctttcactgcattgcggatacctagtaagacgagtggaagagcgtcggtccactgtgaaacgtttgctgctgatagcgaagctttcagttgtcggtgaaaacgttctaccaacccgtttgcttgtggatggtaggcggtcgttcggaagcgagtgattcctaaaagtgtggtcagacgacggaaaagatcggattcaaactgacgtccgcggtctgtagtgatggttgaagggcagccaaagtttgctacccatcgttcgacgaaggtgcgagccactgtttcagcagtgatgtccttgataggtactgcttctggccatcgagtgaaacggtctacgcaggttaagagataagagtatccatttgaatctggtaaaggtcctaccaaatccagatggacatggtcgaaacgagcatcgggagttttaaacgagcctaagggacatttattgtgtctgataaccttagatttttggcagcttacacaggagcgtgcccattccctcacgtctttattcattccaggccagcaaaaccgttctgctataagcttgatggttgcacgaacacctggatgcgaaagtttgtgcaatgtgttgaagacattgcgtcgataatgtttcggcacgattgggcgatccctacctgtagatgtgtcacaaagtaaggtttctttacctgttcccatctgtttgatgcgtagtttaagtgttgtggatgataactcgtgctgaagatcactgtcttctttttgaagctcggcgagtttaagaaggtcgattccttggaaactgttcaaggaagttatacgagataaagcgtctgcaactacattgtttgctccagagatgtgttgaatatctgaagtaaactgcgaaatgtagtccagttgtcgagactcacggggagagtacttgtcagaaggagagcttaacgagaaagtgagcggtttatggtccgtgaaaagagtgaattcacgaccttcgatgtagtgttggaaatgccgtacagcacaatacatagctaggagttccgtaccgaatgtgctgtacctcgattcggtgtctagcaaccttctagagaaaaatgccaagggttgccaggagttgttaacccattgttgtgagactcctccgattgctgagtcagatgcgtctactgcgatgctaatgggtgctcgggtgtcctgatgtgcgagcattgttgctttagcaatcagttccttaactgtggagaatgcttttcgtgcggtgtcgtccaaattaatggatttcgcatttccacgaagttggtcggtcagaggtttcataagtaatgcgcatttgggtatgaaacgtctatagaaacttacgaggccgttgaacgtgcgtaattgcttgacggtggtcggttctgggtaatccagaatggccgccactttggtcctaagaggtcgaatgccttgagcatcgatagtgtgtcccagaaagtctaacgagtcggttccgaatcggcatttctgaacgtttacagtaatgccatgtttttggagtcgttcgaaaacaagatccagatgcttgagatgtgtttctctgtccggacttgcgattagacagtcatcaacatacgcgtgtacgaagttgagacctcgaaaaacgtcgtctatgaatctttggaatgtttgagcagcattccttagaccgaaaggcattcgcaaaaattcatagagtccgaaaggagttatgatagctgttttcggtatgtcgtcagtagccatagggatttggttatacgctttaaccaagtcgattttcgaaaagacagttgtacctttcaaggtagctgtcaaatcgtgaatgtgaggcaacgggtaacgatcgggaatggttttcgcgttcaatcgccgatagtcaccagttggacgccaatcgttgctgtcctttttagggaccatgtgcaacggagatgcatatgggctacttgacggtcgtatgattcctaagtccatcatgtgatcgagttcgtttttcgctaaccttagcttttcaggagctagtcgtcgtgctttagagaatacaggtggtcctgtagtcgtgatgtgatgtgtaacgttgctggttacacacggtagtttcggttgagtttgttgtgtctcagggtacttatcgagtagtggttgatagagtagGTCTATCATATgattaattgtgactggggatactctacaaccagtaaaagaagttacgcaaacggacaaattagtgtttccgtctactagcctccgtttgcgcgtgtcgatgatcagatcatggtgttgtagaagatccataccaatgattggcatagaaacatctgcaataacgaaaatccagtggatgggtttgcgtaaacccacgtt
This window encodes:
- the GOLGA2_1 gene encoding Golgin sub A member 2 (EggNog:ENOG410VEKE~COG:S) produces the protein MSELSRAEKIAAAKKKLREFQASKANKQSNESYVNQTHGSSVPGTGGYRTNILSQQEDNHCILPVDNCQSIQLEQKQKYQHGFNLSNVNINENYANASIYQPQSPSSVTVPQNNDNAVISLADYFNNSTHYYHPPPLQSLPNNNTNDNHSVSYSENGQCVLHDLTVHSNLTDKHQFVVSSPTSLSSAFEIPNRNANQTVPMTDNTEYLSYPMYNNNNNDNNSNIPVNIEFGKQQSESNSNDSTVFPTSYYHLSSESAAIHNVNNSNQENNTLVQLSYPQYDGDEEEKEVVNDIPTAATEKLLQLTRQLDGILETSERLTSSMHTSGTTSPIMNEFTSNHGLLESFHYPESCRQYSNQTGESHDQLTKDYSHCSPNSLLSGESSQMSISQNHLVRELEERNVELASMLEKRNRAYERLTVKMDLMKDQYERRLTDLSNERTNLQNISQRDLEKTKEQIKAHAKTIGILVAEKTELQSQVTHLDNLAVQRLREIEEVSSRLKASRQQILDLERNLSASKANVNNLQTGNNDLQNQVSVSFLLFLFPPSN
- the GOLGA2_1 gene encoding Golgin sub A member 2, variant 3 (EggNog:ENOG410INYK~COG:S), coding for MYEFGFYRLPVDNCQSIQLEQKQKYQHGFNLSNVNINENYANASIYQPQSPSSVTVPQNNDNAVISLADYFNNSTHYYHPPPLQSLPNNNTNDNHSVSYSENGQCVLHDLTVHSNLTDKHQFVVSSPTSLSSAFEIPNRNANQTVPMTDNTEYLSYPMYNNNNNDNNSNIPVNIEFGKQQSESNSNDSTVFPTSYYHLSSESAAIHNVNNSNQENNTLVQLSYPQYDGDEEEKEVVNDM